The genomic stretch AGCAGCCGGCGAGCCGTCCGGTCGGGCCGGTTCACTTCGAAGACCTGAATTTGCTGGGCCAACAGGTAGCGGGACAGGCCCGCGCCGAAGGTGCCGGTGCCCTCCACGCCGGCCCGGCGCACCGTCCCCCGCTTGCGGGCCCAGACAAGAAGCTGCCGATAACCGGTCGCCGTCGCCGGAAAGGACTCGGTTCCCAGGACCTTGCCGAGCGGGGAGATCACGGCGGCGACATGCACCTCGCCGTGCGTGTCCACGCCCAGGACGACCTCGCGCCGAACGGGCGGATCCGTGCTCGAGGAGGTGCTGCGCTGTCGGGTCGTCATGATGGTCCGCCTCCCACGAGGTGACATGCTGAGTGGACGGCACCGGCCCGCTCGGGCGGTCTGAACCGTGATGGCGCCTGAAACTCGGCAAGGCCCCTATTGAGACACGCCCTGTGGCTCGGTACCAGCAGGCGCCCTCCCGCAACGACAGTCGACAAGCCAGTGACTGGACACTTCGGTCATAGATCTCATGAGTCAGACCCCAGTCCGGGACGGCACTCCGCAACAGTCCCACTGGTCCCGGCACAACGGCCTGACACGACCGCAGCCGGATAGCTTCGTCCGAACCGTCGCTCAACATGGCCTGGACGGACTGACAACGAGTCGAAATTAGTCCACTCGTGACCCGCATCGAAGGACAGCCGTGTGGCCCGCCGTACCGGCCGTCCTTCGTCGGCCATGGCACGAACGGCCCGAGGAACGCTCGACAGGGCTGACCCAGCGCTGCGAAGGACGCCTACTTCACCGGCATCACCCACTGGATCCGCGGCAACCTCGACTGGAGCCGCACCGCGAGCCGCTACAGCGCCGGGCCAAACGCCACGGACCTCCGAACCTTCGGCGAATGAGGGCCCGAACGCCTTCCGGGCTCTTGCCTTCGAGTAATGGGGTTTCGCGCTAGCTTTCGGGCGTGGCACATGACGAGGCAAGGCAGATGGACGTGGCATCGTCCCGGGGATCCGCCGGCGCCGCCGCTGCATGTACGAGTGGACGACGAGGTCGCCATCACCCTGTACGGATCAGCTGCCTACGGGTGGACGCCGGTCGAGGTGGTCACAGGGCCCTTGACGCTGGTCGCGGCGGAAGCGACAGACGGAACCGTAAGGGTCACGGTCAGGGCGGTCGGTGCGGGCGAGGCGGAGCTGCGGTCGACGTCGTTTTTCCGCGGTGATCGGTTCGGGCCGCAGACGCGGCTGTGGCGGCTGCTGGTCCGCGTCGAGCCGTCGTAGGCGTACAGCCGTAACGGGACCACAGTGAGCGTCAGTTGCCAGGCCCTGGAGGGTGGACCGTGTGGGTCGGGGGTGTAGGTGTCGGCCGAGCTGAGTATGGCGGTGCCCGGGGAGCCGGCGCGTGCGGCGGCGGACCGGGTGCCGTCGGGTGCGGTGCGGTCGTCAAGCACGGTGACCGCATCCTGGTTCGAGCTCCTCACCTGATCGAGCGGCTGGACCTCGCCCGTCAAGCCAGACACCGAGCCCTCGAACACCTTCACCGAGGACCATCGCGTCGGCGCCGAGCCACCTGTCGGTCGTCGCCACAGGGAAGTTCGCGGGGAATCCCTATGCCGTAACAAGGGATCCCCTCCGAAAGCGGGTGTCGCAGGTTCGAATCCTGCCGGGGGCACAATACATTACTGCTCTGACCTGGGGCTTCTCCCCCAGGGAGGGGTCTAATCGGCCTCGGACATCTCATCCGGGGCGGTTTGCGTGAGCGGACGGACAGTTGATCTCCCGGACATCGCCCGACGGATCAGCATCGTCCGGCATGGACTCCGGGCGGGGCTTCTCCGTACCGCCGGGCTCAGGCTTCACTTCAGGTGCGTTCTCGGAGGCGGCGCGGGCGCGGTAAACGCGGCCGAATGTGATCGCGGCCCCGTTACACGCCTGGGAAGGGGTCGTTGAGGAGTCATGAGCGATCCATACGACTCTCGTATTGCCATCACTGGGCGCGACGACTCGAACGAGGCCGTTGTGACAGCCGTACGACAGCTCTCCCGCAGCACGGTGTGGACGCTGCAGGGCAAGGTGCCGTTCGACTTCGCCGCCCACCACCCCCAGGGCATCACCCGCGGTCACGACCATCGACTCTACGTGTCGACTGCGGAGATCGTCGAAGCAACAAGGCCGTACGACAGGCCCGTGGACGGCTACGACCGCACGCCTGGTCGTGGCGTCGGGCATGTGTTCGTCACGGACAGCGAGGGCGCGGCGCTGGGGCACGTCACGGTGGGCGAGGACACGGTCTACCACCCCGGCGGCATCGACTTCGACGGTGAATCCCTCTGGGTCCCGACCGCGGAGTACCGGCCCGACTCCCGTTCCATCGTCTACCGCGTGGACCCCGACACTCTGGCCGTTACCGAGGCGTTCCGCTTCGACGACCACATCGGGGGCATCGTCCGCGACCGCGAGACCGGCCTGCTGCATGCCGTGACGTGGGGATCCCGGCGGCTGCTCACCTTCACCACCGAAGGGCG from Streptomyces roseochromogenus subsp. oscitans DS 12.976 encodes the following:
- a CDS encoding DUF6454 family protein, with the translated sequence MSDPYDSRIAITGRDDSNEAVVTAVRQLSRSTVWTLQGKVPFDFAAHHPQGITRGHDHRLYVSTAEIVEATRPYDRPVDGYDRTPGRGVGHVFVTDSEGAALGHVTVGEDTVYHPGGIDFDGESLWVPTAEYRPDSRSIVYRVDPDTLAVTEAFRFDDHIGGIVRDRETGLLHAVTWGSRRLLTFTTEGRLVHRVDNKSHFVDYQTCVTAGGGHMVCTGIAEYPLAGTGVFSLGGIAVVDTESGRIEHEAPVTTLSPAGRVVTYNAVHLEIDGSTLRMFAAPDDGEAAGGSHLLTLETPLA